In the Nitrosarchaeum sp. genome, one interval contains:
- a CDS encoding L-threonylcarbamoyladenylate synthase — protein MAAIVLVKNQVKMQTKILKINSKNPQISKIRQASKIIKSGNIVAFPTETVYGLGANALDSESVKKIFVAKGRPSDNPLIIHISDISDLKRLTVDIPITAYKLIRKFWPGPLTLVLKKSKIVPKITTGGINTVAVRMPENKIAKLLIHEAGTPLAAPSANISGRPSPTTSGHVLEDMNSKISMIIDGGKTEIGIESTVIDLSRKTPMLLRPGAVTLEQLQKVIGKISIHPSIQERKTKNIHRSPGMKYRHYSPNAKIILIEGSNDKVKDKTLQLLSEFKKQRKKIGVLSTTNTRYKSDMTVFLGKKLDRVASNLFKTFREFDGKQIDVILVQGISRKGLGLGIMNRLGKAAYKKIKIN, from the coding sequence ATGGCTGCAATCGTATTAGTCAAAAATCAAGTAAAAATGCAAACAAAAATTCTTAAAATTAATTCAAAAAATCCACAAATTTCAAAGATAAGACAAGCTTCTAAAATCATAAAATCAGGAAACATAGTTGCATTTCCAACAGAAACAGTATATGGTCTTGGGGCAAATGCTTTGGACTCAGAGTCGGTCAAAAAAATTTTTGTTGCAAAAGGCAGACCTTCAGATAATCCACTCATCATTCACATTTCAGATATTTCTGATCTTAAGAGATTGACTGTCGACATACCAATTACAGCTTATAAATTAATTAGAAAATTTTGGCCAGGACCTCTTACATTAGTTCTGAAAAAATCAAAGATAGTTCCAAAAATCACAACCGGTGGAATCAACACAGTTGCAGTGAGAATGCCAGAAAACAAAATAGCAAAATTATTGATACATGAAGCAGGTACGCCGCTAGCTGCACCATCGGCAAATATTTCTGGAAGACCTAGTCCCACAACGTCAGGACATGTGCTTGAAGATATGAATAGCAAAATAAGCATGATAATAGATGGTGGTAAAACAGAAATTGGAATTGAATCTACAGTGATTGATCTTTCCAGAAAAACTCCAATGCTGTTAAGACCGGGAGCTGTAACATTAGAACAACTTCAAAAGGTCATCGGTAAAATTTCAATCCACCCATCCATACAAGAAAGAAAAACAAAAAACATACATCGCTCACCGGGCATGAAATACAGACATTATTCTCCAAATGCAAAAATAATTCTAATTGAAGGCTCAAATGACAAAGTAAAAGACAAGACATTACAACTTTTATCAGAATTTAAAAAACAGAGAAAAAAGATAGGGGTACTTAGTACTACAAATACAAGATACAAATCAGACATGACAGTATTTTTAGGTAAAAAGTTAGACAGGGTAGCATCTAACTTGTTTAAAACATTCAGAGAGTTTGATGGAAAACAGATAGATGTGATACTTGTACAAGGTATCAGTCGAAAGGGATTGGGTCTTGGAATAATGAATAGACTTGGAAAAGCTGCCTACAAAAAGATCAAAATCAATTAA